In one window of Helianthus annuus cultivar XRQ/B chromosome 17, HanXRQr2.0-SUNRISE, whole genome shotgun sequence DNA:
- the LOC110924290 gene encoding probable leucine-rich repeat receptor-like protein kinase At1g35710 — MLAHLETLHLQENNLNGSIPKEISKLTFLSELALYDNSLEGELPPTLGNLGNLTHLFLDRNKLSGQIAPNIGNLKSLSILHLFKNQLSGPIPIELGNLKSLTELQLHENNQLFGPIPIELGNLKFLVKLDVSENQLSSSIPSSLGNLGSLNLLHLFKNQLYGPIPIKLGNLKSLIGMELQENLLNGSIPSSLGNLKSLNLLYLYKNRLSGPIPIELGNLEFLARLDFSENQLIGSIPSSFGKLKSLDFLNLFKNQLSGPIPNKLGNLKYLTDLELHENRLIGSIPSSLGNLKSLNILFLYRNNLFGPIPIELGNLKSLIKLDLSENRLSGSIPSSLGNLKSFEYSTVV; from the exons ATGTTAGCCCATCTCGAGACCCTCCACCTTCAAGAAAATAACTTAAATGGTTCAATACCGAAAGAGATTAGTAAACTGACCTTTCTCTCTGAGCTTGCCTTGTATGATAATTCTCTTGAAGGAGAATTGCCTCCAACATTGGGTAACTTAGGAAATTTGACTCATTTATTTCTTGATCGAAATAAGCTTTCTGGTCAAATTGCACCTAACATTGGTAATTTGAAGTCTTTGAGTAttctacacttgtttaaaaatCAACTGTCTGGGCCCATTCCAATTGAATTAGGGAATTTGAAGTCTCTCACTGAGTTGCAACTTCACGAAAAT AATCAACTTTTTGGTCCCATTCCCATTGAACTAGGGAATTTAAAGTTTCTCGTTAAGCTGGATGTTAGCGAAAATCAACTTAGTAGTTCAATTCCGTCATCGTTGGGTAATTTAGGGTCTTTGAATCttctacacttgtttaaaaatCAACTATATGGGCCCATTCCTATCAAATTAGGGAATTTGAAGTCTCTCattgggatggaacttcaagaaAATCTACTCAATGGTTCAATTCCTTCATCGTTGGGTAATTTGAAGTCTTTAAATCTCTTATACTTGTATAAAAATCGACTCTCTGGACCCATTCCTATTGAACTAGGGAATTTAGAGTTTCTAGCTAGGCTTGATTTTAGCGAAAATCAACTCATTGGTTCAATTCCATCATCCTTTGGTAAATTGAAGTCTTTAGATTTCCTAAACTTGtttaaaaatcagctttctgggCCCATTCCTAACAAATTAGGGAATTTGAAGTATCTCACTGATCTAGAACTTCACGAAAATCGACTCATTGGTTCAATTCCTTCATCATTGGGTAACTTGAAGTCTTTGAATATATTATTCTTGTACAGGAATAATCTTTTTGGTCCCATTCCTATTGAACTAGGGAATTTAAAGTCTCTTATTAAGCTGGATCTTAGCGAAAATCGACTTAGTGGTTCAATTCCGTCATCATTGGGTAATTTGAAGTCTTTTGAATATTCTACAGTTGTTTAA